The following DNA comes from Hahella chejuensis KCTC 2396.
ACCTTAACGTTAAAGTGACTCGCGCCAAACTGGAAAGCCTGGTGGAAGAACTGGTTGAACGTAGCCTTGAGCCATGCCGCATTGCATTGAAAGATTCTGGCTGTAGCTCTTCAGAAATCGACGAAGTGATTCTGGTTGGCGGTCAGACTCGTATGCCGCTGGTGCAGAGCAAAGTAGCTGACTTCTTTGGTAAAGAAGCGCGCAAAGACGTTAACCCTGATGAAGCGGTCGCTATCGGCGCGGCGATCCAGGGCGCGGTATTGTCCGGCGACGTGAAAGACGTACTGCTTCTGGACGTGACTCCGTTGTCTTTGAGCATTGAAACCATGGGCGGCGTTTCTACGCCGATCATCGAAAAGAACACGACTATCCCGACCAAGAAGTCGCAAGTGTTCTCAACTGCCGAAGATAATCAGACTGCCGTGACTATCCATGTTCTGCAGGGCGAGCGTAAGCAGGCTCAAATGAACAAGTCATTAGGTCGTTTTGACTTGACTGGACTGCCTCCGGCGCCTCGCGGCGTACCTCAGGTTGAGGTGACGTTCGATATTGACGCTAACGGTATCATGCACGTATCTGCAAAGGATAAGGCGACTGGTAAAGAGCAATCTATCGTAATCAAAGCCTCTTCTGGTTTGAGTGAGGACGAAATCGATAAGATGGTGCAGGATGCGGAAGCGCATGCAGCGGAAGATAAGAAGTTTGAAGAGTTGGCGGCTTCGCGTAATCAGGCTGACGCTTTGGTTCACGCTACTCAGAAAACGCTTAAAGATGCTGGCGATAAAGTGACTGCAGAGGAAAAAGTAGCTATTGAAGCGGCTATCAAAGAGCTGGAAGAAGCGATCAAAGGCGACGATAAAGAAGCCATTGAAAGCAGAATGCAGAAACTGAGCGAAGCGTCGTCTTCCATGGCGCAGAAAATGTACGCTGAGCAGGCCGCCCAGCAAGGCGGAGACGCTGGCGCTCAAGCTGAAGACGCTGCCGGCAAGCCTGCAGATGATGCGGTCGACGCCGAATTTGAAGAAGTTAAGGACGGCGATAAGAAATAGCCCGGTTCCTTACATGCTTGAGGCAGTGCGGAATTTAACCGCACTGCCTTATTGTGTTTAGGTTATAATCCGGTTTTTTGCAGTTGGCGCATAAGATTAAGTTATGGCAAAACGCGATTATTACGAAGTGTTGGGCGTTTCGCGGGACGTAGACGGTAAGGAAGTCAAAAAAGCATACCGACGTTTGGCGATGAAATATCACCCGGACAGAAACCCCGGAGACGCTTCGGCTGAAGAGATGTTCAAAGAGGCCACTGAAGCTTACGATGTGCTCTCCGATGACCAGAAAAGAGCGGCCTATGACCAGTTCGGTCACGCCGGTGTAGATGGCAACGCAGGAGCTGGCGGCTTCGGTGGCGGAGCCAGTTTCAGTGATATATTCGGCGACGTATTCGGCGATATATTCGGCGGAGGCGGTGGCGGCCGAACTCGGGCCAACCGCGGTTCTGATTTAAGATACACCTTAGACCTTGACTTGGAAGAAGCGGTTCGCGGCACAACCGTGAAAATTCGCGTGCCTTCTCAAGTTGAATGTAAAAGCTGTAGCGGCAGTGGTGCGGAAAAGGGCACTCAGCCGGAAACCTGCGGCACCTGTAATGGCGCCGGCCAGGTTCGTATGCAGCAAGGCTTTTTCTCTATCCAGCAAACCTGTCCTCGTTGTCGCGGCGCGGGCAAGATCGTTCGCAACCCGTGTCGTTCCTGTCACGGTAGCGGTTATGTGGAAGAGCAGAAGACGCTTTCCGTTAAAGTGCCTGCCGGTGTGGACACTGGCGATCGTATTCGCTTATCCGGCGAAGGCGAGCCGGGCGTAAACGGCGGTCCTCCTGGGGACTTGTATGTGCAGGTCGCTGTGCGTGAGCATAAGATATTCACGCGAGACGGACGTAATCTCTATTGCGAAGTGCCAATTTCCTTCGTCGATGCGGCATTGGGCGGAGAGCTTGAAGTGCCCACGCTAGATGGCCGGGTGAAGCTGAAGATTCCAGAGGAAACGCAAACCGGCAGACTGTTTCGTCTGCGCGGGAAGGGGGTGACGCCGGTTCGTGGCGGCGCGCCTGGAGATTTGTTGTGTCGGGTGGTGGTGGAAACACCTGTTAACCTGACCAAAAAGCAGAAGGATCTACTGCGAGAGTTTCAAACCTCAATGGAGGAGAGTGGCGGACAGCAAGCGCCAAAAAAGCATAGCTGGTTTGAAGGCGTTAAAAGCTTTTTCGACGATATGAAGTTCTAACAGTCTGCATGCGCAACTAAAAACCGGCGAACGCCGGTTTTTTTGTATTGGTGGTGCGGTGATGCAAGATCTGTAACAGTAATATTCCAGAGAAAACTAAGGAATAAGCATGACCAGAATAGCGATAGTGGGCGCTTCCGGGCGCATGGGTAAAGTGTTGGTTGAGGCGGTCTGCGATAATCCGGACGCTTCTTTGGGGGCGGCTTCGGTTCGAGTTGGCAGTTCCCTTGTTGGCGCTGATGCGGGAGAAATTGCGGGCTTGGGAAAAAAGGGCGTGGCCTGTGTTGACGACTTGGCGCAAGTGATGGACGACTTCGATGTCATTATCGATTTTACTTCGCCGGAAACCACGCTTGAATTACTGGCGCTTTGTCGCAAGGAAGGGAAGGCGATAGTGATTGGCACGACGGGGTTCAGTGATCAGCAGAAGACCCTGTTGGCGGAAGCGGCGCAAGACTGTCCTGTGGTATTTGCTCCTAATATGAGCGTGGGCGTGAATTTACTGCTGAATATTCTGGCGTTGACAGCTAAAACGCTTGGCGATGATTACGATGTGGAGGTGATCGAAGCGCACCACCGTTTTAAAAAGGATGCGCCGTCAGGTACTGCGTTGAGGTTGGGAGAAGTTGTGGCTGAGGCCATGGGGCGCAACTTGAATGAATGCGCAGTCTATGGCCGTGAAGGCATTACTGGAGAGCGGGATAAAAAGACCATTGGCTTTGAGACGATTCGTGCAGGGGACATCGTTGGCGAGCATACGGTGATGTTTGCGACGATGGGGGAGCGAATAGAGATAACCCACAAGGCCAGCAGCCGAATGACCTTCGCAAAAGGCGCTGTCAAAGCTGCGTTGTGGTTACATGGCGTTGCTCCAGGGCTGTACGACATGCAGGACGTGCTAGGGCTGAAATAGAGCGCCCGTCGGACTTCGTTGTAAGGTATAAACAATATATGTGTATGCGAACTGGGCTTGGGTGTTTTGGGTCTGAAGAAAGTAAAGCGCGAAAGGAATTGGGGAAATAAATAGACAGCCTAAGTCAAATCCACTAGAATATTGGGGTTTGTGCGCAAGTTGCCCTTACACATCGGATATCACTAAAAAAGCGGGACGGAGTTTAAATCTCCCTCTCGCTTTTTTGCAAGTTGAGTCCACCTTCATAAGTGTTTGATTAGACGTTTTCAACTGGCGAGCTATGGAATTGACTACACCCGCAATACTAGCACTTGAAGACGGAAGCATATTTCATGGGATCTCTATCGGCGCAGCCGGCGAAACCACCGGCGAAGTGGTTTTCAATACTGCGATGACCGGATACCAGGAAATTCTTACCGATCCTTCCTACGCAAAACAAATTGTCACTCTCACATACCCCCACATAGGCAACACCGGAACCAACGAAGAAGATGTCGAATCAGATCAAGTCTGGGCGGCAGGTCTGGTGATCCGCGACCTTTCCATGACAGTCAGTAATTGGCGCAGCCAAAAGAGTTTGTCGGACTATCTCCGGGAAAACGGCATTGTCGCTATCGCTGACATAGATACCCGTCGCCTGACCCGCATCTTAAGGGAAAAAGGCGCACAGAACGGATGCATCATGGCGGGCGAAGACGCTTCCGCGGAAGCTGCGCTGGCCGCGGCTAAAGCATTTCCAGGCCTTAAAGGAATGGATCTCGCCAAAGAGGTGACTCGTACGGATGTCCTGAATTGGACCGAGTCGACTTGGGTGCTTGGAGAAGGGTATCAGACTCTTGGAGATGCCGAATTTCATGTTGTCGCTTACGACTTTGGCGTAAAAAAGAACATATTGCGCATGCTCGCTGAGCGTGGCTGCCGCGTAACAGTGGTGCCGGCGAAAACGCCTGCGAAGGATGTTCTGGCGATGTCTCCAGATGGCGTGTTCCTATCTAATGGCCCTGGTGATCCTGAGCCTTGTGATTACGCAATAGAGGCTATTGCTGAAGTTTTAAAGTCCCAGACTCCTGTCTTTGGTATTTGTTTGGGACACCAGTTGCTGGCGTTGGCCAGTGGCGCGCGCACAGAGAAAATGAAGTTTGGGCACCACGGCGCCAACCATCCGGTGCAGGACTTACGCACAGGGCAAGTGATGATCACTAGCCAAAACCATGGCTTTGCGGTGGATGAGTCCTCGCTGCCCGCCAATCTTGAGGCTACGCATAAGTCTCTGTTTGACGGCTCATTGCAAGGGATTCGACGCACTGACGTCGCCGCCTTCAGTTTTCAGGGGCACCCTGAAGCGAGCCCGGGCCCGCACGATGTGGCTCCCTTATTTGACCAGTTCATTGACTTTATGCGGGAAGTCAAATACCGATCAGTCTAATACTCGGATTTCAGCGTCGGCGCCCGACGGCGCCGCGTCTGAACCGAAACAGGCGTAATTCTGGGTGATGTCGGCGGCCTGCGGGGCGTCGCAAGATTCGAGCGAGTAGAAGAGCACACATGCCAAAACGTACAGACATCAATAGTATCCTGATTATTGGGGCCGGTCCTATCGTTATCGGACAAGCCTGTGAATTTGACTATTCCGGGGCGCAGGCGTGTAAAGCACTGAGAGAAGAGGGATACCGCGTTATCCTGGTGAACTCTAACCCCGCCACCATCATGACTGATCCGGCCATGGCCGACGCCACTTACATCGAGCCGATTAACTGGCGCACCGTCGCAAAAATCATAGAAAAAGAGCGTCCTGACGCCCTGTTGCCAACCATGGGTGGGCAAACTGCTTTGAACTGTGCGCTGGACTTGGCTCGCGAAGGTGTTCTTGAACAGTATGGCGTAGAGATGATAGGCGCCACGCAGGACGCGATTGACAAAGCAGAGGACCGTGAGCGGTTCGACAAGGCGATGAAAGCCATTGGTTTGGCAACCCCTCGTTCCGCCATTGCGCATAGCATGGAAGAGGCTTTGCAAGTGCTGGATCAGATCGGCTTTCCTGCGATTATCCGCCCCTCCTTCACTATGGGTGGCTCCGGTGGCGGTATCGCTTATAACAAAGAAGAGTTTATTGAGATTTGCGAGCGAGGATTGGAGTTGTCGCCGACTCGTGAGCTGCTGATCGATGAATCGTTGATCGGCTGGAAAGAGTACGAGATGGAGGTTGTTCGCGATAAAAAGGACAACTGTATCATTATCTGCGCAATAGAAAACTTTGACGCTATGGGCGTTCACACCGGCGACTCTATTACTGTCGCGCCAGCGCAGACGCTGACAGACAAAGAGTATCAAATCATGCGTAATGCGTCGGTGGCGGTGCTGCGTGAAATCGGTGTTGAGACTGGCGGTTCTAACGTACAGTTTGGTATGGACCCAGAGACTGGCCGCATGGTGGTGATTGAAATGAATCCCCGTGTGTCCCGCTCTTCTGCATTGGCGTCCAAGGCTACTGGCTTTCCTATTGCAAAAGTAGCGGCGAAGCTGGCTATCGGATATACGCTGGATGAGTTGAGCAACGACATTACGGGCGGCGTCACCCCTGCTTCTTTCGAGCCTAGTATCGACTATGTTGTCACCAAGGTGCCGCGTTTCACGTTTGAAAAATTTCCGCAAGCCAATGCGACGCTGACTACGCAAATGAAGTCCGTTGGCGAGGTTATGGCGATTGGTCGTAACTTCCAAGAGTCTCTCCATAAAGCGCTGCGTGGATTGGAAGTAGGTTCGGCTGGCTTTGAGCCCAAAGTCGATCTTAGTTCTGAAGATGCGAGTGACGTTTTGACTCGCGGCTTGAAAGTGCCTGGCGCGGAACGGATATGGTTTATTGGCGATGCGTTCCGAGCGGGAATGAGTGTCAAGGAAGTGTACGAGCACACCAAGGTTGACCCTTGGTATCTGGTGCAGATCGAAGACTTGATCAAGGACGAAGTGACGCTGAGTAACATGGCGCTGTCAGACCTGACTGCTGATCGTTTGCGCCGCCTGAAGCGTAAAGGTTTCTCTGACCAGCGTCTTGCCGAGCTACTGGGCATCAACGAAAAAGCGTTGCGTAAGCAGCGTCTGGAATACGGCATCAAGCCGGTATTCAAACGTGTGGATACCTGTGCGGCGGAGTTCGCTTCCTCGACGGCTTACATGTATTCCTCCTATGACGAAGAGTGTGAGGCGCAGCCGAGCGACCGTGAGAAAATTATCGTAATTGGTGGTGGTCCTAACAGAATTGGCCAGGGGATTGAGTTCGATTATTGTTGCGTTCACGCCGCCTTTGCTTTGCGCGATGATGGTTACGAAACCATTATGATCAACTGTAATCCTGAGACCGTTTCAACGGATTACGACACTTCCGACAGGCTCTACTTCGAGCCTATTACCTTGGAAGACGTTCTTGCAATTGTTCACCTGGAAAAACCGCGCGGCGTAATCGTTCACTACGGAGGTCAGACTCCACTTAAGTTGGCGCGGGGGCTGGAAGAAGCAGGCGTGCCAATTATTGGAACAACTCCTGACGCCATTGACCGTGCGGAAGACCGTGAGCGGTTCCAGCAGATGGTCGTTCGGTTGGGATTGCGTCAGCCGCCGAATGCGACGGCTCGCAGTCAGGAAGAAGCGCTGAGCAAAGCGAAGGAAATTGGTTATCCATTGGTTGTTCGCCCTTCTTATGTTTTGGGCGGTCGCGCGATGGAAATCGTCTACGACGAAGTGGAGCTGCAGCGCTACATGCGTGATGCGGTGCGAGTCTCCAATGATAGTCCCGTATTGCTGGATCACTTCTTAAACGCGGCGATTGAGGTCGATATCGATGCAGTTTCCGATGGCGAAAAAGTGGTGATCGGCGCCATTATGCAGCACATTGAGCAGGCGGGAGTCCACTCTGGTGATTCGGCTTGCTCGCTGCCTCCTTATAGTCTGCCTGCGGACGTTCAGGACAAAATGCGCGAAACAGTCATTAAAATGGCTCTTGAGTTGCAGGTAGTCGGCTTGATGAACGTGCAGTTGGCCTATCAGGATGGCGAAATATATGTGATAGAAGTAAACCCCAGGGCCTCTCGTACTGTTCCATTCGTTTCCAAAGCGATTGGCGTGTCGCTGGCAAAAGTGGCGGCGTTGTGTATGGCGGGCAAGTCTCTTGAGGCGCAGGGCTTTACCAAGGAAATTATTCCTGGCTTCTATAATGTTAAAGAGTCTGTGTTCCCGTTTAATAAGTTCCCGGGCGTAGATCCGATACTTGGCCCGGAAATGAAGTCCACAGGCGAAGTCATGGGCGTCGGCAAAAGCTTTGATGAGGCCTTTGCGAAGGCGGCGGCGGCGGGCGGAGACTTTTTGCCGACAGGCGGAACTGTATTTCTGAGCGTCAGGGATGCGGATAAAGCCGGTGCGGTGTCTTTAGCTGAGGAGTTAAATGCTGTAGGCTTCGAGATTATGGCGACTGCGGGGACTGCAAAAGCGATCGAAGAAGCGGGCATTCCCGTAAAACGGATCAATAAAGTGCGAGAAGGCAGACCTCATATCGTAGACGCCATAAAAAATGAAGAAGTAGATTTGATTATCAATACTACGGAAGGCCGGAAGGCGATTGCGGATTCTGCGGAAATCCGTAAGTCGGCCCTACAATACAAGGTGACCTATACCACCACCCTGACGGGAGGTGAGGCATTCTGCCGCGCAATCAAGGTTGGGCAGGATCACGCTGTGAATCGTCTTCAGGATATTCATGCAACCATTCAAGGCGACAAATGAGCAAAATACCTATGACAAAAGCAGGGGAGCAAGCCCTGCGTGAAGAGTTGAATCGTCTGAAGACTGTGGATCGGCCGCGAGTAATCACGGCCATCGCGGAAGCCAGAGAGCACGGAGACTTAAAAGAGAACGCCGAATATCACGCTGCGCGTGAACAGCAGAGCTTTATCGAGGGCCGCATTGCGGAAATTGAAAGTAAGCTGTCCATGTCTCAGATTATTGACCTTACCTCTATTGAGAATACGGGTAAGGTCATTTTTGGCGTAACCGTGAATATCATCAATCTGGATACAGACGACGTCAGCTCTTATCAGATCGTGGGTGATGATGAGGCGGATATTAAGAAGGGCAAAATTTCAGTGTCTTCGCCGATTGCGCGCGCATTGATTGGAAAAACTGTTGGCGACGTAGTCGTTGTGCAGGTGCCGAGCGGTATGGTTGAGTATGAAATTGATGGCGTGCAGCACCTGTAATCAGGGCGGCGCGTAAATAAAAAGCCGGCGTCAGCCGGCTTTTTTAATTTATTTACCTGCGCCGGATTGATGACGCAAAAGGTTGGAAAGCTTCGGGTTGGGCCTGGGGTTTTTGCGAAGCAAAATCGCGGTGCGCCCAATCACTTGAACTAATTCTGAGCGAGACATCTCGCAAAGCTCTTTGATAACCCCGGCTCTTTCTTCCTTTTCGCCGACAGCAATTTTAATTTTTATCAGCTCGTGGTCGTTCAGTGCGCGCTCAAGCTCACTGATAACGCCTTCGGTAATGCCCGCGCCGGCGATAGTGACGATCGGCTTCAAGTGGTGTGCGATAGCGCGGTACTGTTTGCGTTGCTCTATGGGTAGAGTCATGTCTGTGTGGAAACCTTCTTGCGTATGAAAAACGTGTATAGTAGCGCACTATGGCGCACTTTCTGAACAAAAAAACACAGTATCAGCAAATGTGCCTATACTAAAATAATCGTGTCAGAGGCAATAAAGTGGGACGTTCTAAATCCAGCTCTCGGTGGCTGAATGAGCATCATAGCGATGTCTATGTTAAAAAATCCAAAGAGGACGGATTTCGCTCAAGAGCCAGCTACAAATTGATTGAGCTCGACCGTCAAGACAAATTATTGAGGCCGGGAATGACGGTGATAGATCTCGGTGCGGCGCCGGGCGGCTGGTCTCAGGTCGTCGCTGACGTGGTGGGAGACCAGGGAAAAGTTGTTGCATGCGATTTGTTGTCAATGGACAGTATTGCTGGCGTGACGTTTTTCCAGGGCGACTTCACAGAGGATGAAATGCTGGATGCGATCCTTAACGAAGTAAACAGTCGGCCTGTTGACCTTGTAATTTCCGATATGGCCCCCAATATGAGTGGGATGAAATCGGTTGATATACCAAAAGCGATGTATCTGGTTGAATTAGCGCTTGATTTGGCGTGTCGCGTCCTTAAGAAGAATGGATGCTTTGTCGCCAAGGTCTTCCAGGGGGAAGGCTTCGATCAGATTTTGCAGGAGTCCAGGGGCAGGTTTAGTAGCGTAAATATACGCAAACCTGACGCGTCCCGTGCTCGGTCACGTGAGATTTACCTAGTTGCCAAAGGGTTTCGAGGATAAACTTTCGTTATCGCCCTGTTTAGTAAAATTAATGTAAATAGCGGCGATAATGGACATATAGTATGGTTTGGTGTTATCTAAACCCTGCGAATGCATTGAACCGAGCGACAAATCATTATTCGAGTCTGTAAGAAAAGAGGGATGGCCCTTGAACGATATGGCTAAAAATTTATTACTTTGGTTGATTATCGCAGCAGTGCTGCTGACGGTATTTAACAATTTCAATGTCCCCTCGTCCGCCCAAAAGCTCAATTACTCTGAATTTTTACAGATGGTCAATAATGGCCAGGTGAAAAAGGTAGTCATAGACGGTGTGGCGATTGACGGGGAGAGACAAGACGGGTCCAGGTTCTCGACCATCCGCCCTGAAATTCCTGATCTGGGTTTAATTGGCGATCTCATGAAAAATGAGGTGGTTGTTGAGGGGCGCGAGCCAGAAACTCAGAGTATCTGGACGCAGCTACTAGTCGCCTCATTCCCGATATTGGTCATTATTGCTGTCTTTATGTTCTTCATGCGGCAAATGCAAGGAGGGGCTGGCGGCAAGGGGCCGATGTCATTTGGCAAGAGCAAAGCCCGACTGATGGGCGAGGATCAGATTAAGACGACCTTTGCTGATGTGGCGGGTGTCGATGAAGCTAAGGAAGAAGTTAAAGAAATCGTGGACTTCTTGCGTGATCCCAGCAAGTTCCAGCGTTTGGGGGGGAGAATTCCTCGCGGCGTGTTGATGGTAGGTAATCCCGGTACTGGTAAGACCCTGCTGGCCAAAGCTATCGCAGGTGAAGCTAAGGTTCCTTTCTTCTCTATCTCTGGTTCGGATTTTGTAGAGATGTTCGTTGGTGTTGGCGCCTCGCGTGTTAGAGATATGTTCGATCAGGCCAAGAAGCAGGCTCCTTGCATTATCTTTATTGACGAGATTGACGCAGTTGGTCGCCATCGTGGCGCAGGTTTAGGCGGCGGTCACGATGAGCGTGAACAGACGTTAAACCAGTTATTGGTTGAAATGGACGGGTTTGAGGGCAATGAAGGCGTTATTGTGATCGCTGCGACCAACCGTCCTGATGTTCTTGATCCTGCGTTGTTGCGCCCTGGTCGTTTTGATCGACAAGTGGTTGTGGGACTGCCTGATATTATGGGGCGTGAACAGATTTTGAAGGTGCATTTGCGAAAAGTGCCGCTAGAAGATGATGTCAACGCCTCTGTTATCGCAAGAGGCACACCGGGCTTCTCAGGGGCTGATCTCGCCAACTTGGTGAATGAGGCGGCTCTGTTTTCTGCGCGTGCGAATAAACGTACAGTTGGTATGCATGAAATGGAGTTGGCAAAAGACAAAATCATGATGGGCACGGAGCGCAAATCAATGGTTATGTCGGAGAAAGAGAAGCGTAACACTGCCTACCATGAAGCGGGCCATGCCATTGTTGGCAGGTTGGTGCCTGAACATGATCCTGTTTACAAAGTGAGTATCATTCCGCGTGGTCGAGCACTGGGTGTGACGATGTACTTGCCTGAAGAGGATCGATATAGCTATAGCAGACAGTACTTGATCAGTAGAATTTGCAGCTTGTTTGGTGGGCGTATTGCGGAAGAACTGACATTGGGGGTTGATGGGGTAACGACAGGAGCCTCCGACGATATTAAGCGCGCGACGGGTCTGGCGCGAAGTATGGTTACCAAGTGGGGATTATCTGAAAAGCTTGGACCTCTTTTGTATGATGATGACAATGAGGAAGTCTTCCTCGGTCGATCTGCTGGTCATGCGCAGAAAGTATACTCTCCAGAGACGGCGCAGCGGATTGATGATGAGGTAAGGACAGTGATTGATGACTGTTATGAGCACTCGCGTAAGTTGCTAGTCGAGAACATGAGTAAACTGCATATGATGGCGGACGCATTGATGAAATACGAGACCATTGATGCGGAACAGATAGACGCCATTATGGCAGGGCAAGAGCCGCGGCCTCCGAAAGGCTGGGGTGACTCTAATCCGCCCAGTGGCGCACAGCCTGTAAAAGATGTCGAGGCGAATGCAAATCCCCCGAAAGGCGGTGAGATCGGTGGAGCGGCCGGATCTCATTAATTTCAATAAGCA
Coding sequences within:
- the dnaK gene encoding molecular chaperone DnaK, whose protein sequence is MGKIIGIDLGTTNSCVAILEGDKPRVIENSEGGRTTPSIVAYTDDETLVGQSAKRQAVTNPTNTLFAIKRLIGRRFEDDVVQKDIKMVPYTIAKADNGDAWVDVKGKKMAPPQISAEVLKKMKKTAEDFLGEKVTEAVITVPAYFNDAQRQATKDAGRIAGLEVKRIINEPTAAALAYGMDKKGGDRKVAVYDLGGGTFDISIIEIADVDGEMQFEVLATNGDTFLGGEDFDLRLIDYLAQEFKKDSGIDLKGDPLAMQRLKEAAEKAKIELSSSQQTDVNLPYITADASGPKHLNVKVTRAKLESLVEELVERSLEPCRIALKDSGCSSSEIDEVILVGGQTRMPLVQSKVADFFGKEARKDVNPDEAVAIGAAIQGAVLSGDVKDVLLLDVTPLSLSIETMGGVSTPIIEKNTTIPTKKSQVFSTAEDNQTAVTIHVLQGERKQAQMNKSLGRFDLTGLPPAPRGVPQVEVTFDIDANGIMHVSAKDKATGKEQSIVIKASSGLSEDEIDKMVQDAEAHAAEDKKFEELAASRNQADALVHATQKTLKDAGDKVTAEEKVAIEAAIKELEEAIKGDDKEAIESRMQKLSEASSSMAQKMYAEQAAQQGGDAGAQAEDAAGKPADDAVDAEFEEVKDGDKK
- the dnaJ gene encoding molecular chaperone DnaJ, with protein sequence MAKRDYYEVLGVSRDVDGKEVKKAYRRLAMKYHPDRNPGDASAEEMFKEATEAYDVLSDDQKRAAYDQFGHAGVDGNAGAGGFGGGASFSDIFGDVFGDIFGGGGGGRTRANRGSDLRYTLDLDLEEAVRGTTVKIRVPSQVECKSCSGSGAEKGTQPETCGTCNGAGQVRMQQGFFSIQQTCPRCRGAGKIVRNPCRSCHGSGYVEEQKTLSVKVPAGVDTGDRIRLSGEGEPGVNGGPPGDLYVQVAVREHKIFTRDGRNLYCEVPISFVDAALGGELEVPTLDGRVKLKIPEETQTGRLFRLRGKGVTPVRGGAPGDLLCRVVVETPVNLTKKQKDLLREFQTSMEESGGQQAPKKHSWFEGVKSFFDDMKF
- the dapB gene encoding 4-hydroxy-tetrahydrodipicolinate reductase codes for the protein MTRIAIVGASGRMGKVLVEAVCDNPDASLGAASVRVGSSLVGADAGEIAGLGKKGVACVDDLAQVMDDFDVIIDFTSPETTLELLALCRKEGKAIVIGTTGFSDQQKTLLAEAAQDCPVVFAPNMSVGVNLLLNILALTAKTLGDDYDVEVIEAHHRFKKDAPSGTALRLGEVVAEAMGRNLNECAVYGREGITGERDKKTIGFETIRAGDIVGEHTVMFATMGERIEITHKASSRMTFAKGAVKAALWLHGVAPGLYDMQDVLGLK
- the carA gene encoding glutamine-hydrolyzing carbamoyl-phosphate synthase small subunit, with product MTTPAILALEDGSIFHGISIGAAGETTGEVVFNTAMTGYQEILTDPSYAKQIVTLTYPHIGNTGTNEEDVESDQVWAAGLVIRDLSMTVSNWRSQKSLSDYLRENGIVAIADIDTRRLTRILREKGAQNGCIMAGEDASAEAALAAAKAFPGLKGMDLAKEVTRTDVLNWTESTWVLGEGYQTLGDAEFHVVAYDFGVKKNILRMLAERGCRVTVVPAKTPAKDVLAMSPDGVFLSNGPGDPEPCDYAIEAIAEVLKSQTPVFGICLGHQLLALASGARTEKMKFGHHGANHPVQDLRTGQVMITSQNHGFAVDESSLPANLEATHKSLFDGSLQGIRRTDVAAFSFQGHPEASPGPHDVAPLFDQFIDFMREVKYRSV
- the carB gene encoding carbamoyl-phosphate synthase large subunit; the protein is MPKRTDINSILIIGAGPIVIGQACEFDYSGAQACKALREEGYRVILVNSNPATIMTDPAMADATYIEPINWRTVAKIIEKERPDALLPTMGGQTALNCALDLAREGVLEQYGVEMIGATQDAIDKAEDRERFDKAMKAIGLATPRSAIAHSMEEALQVLDQIGFPAIIRPSFTMGGSGGGIAYNKEEFIEICERGLELSPTRELLIDESLIGWKEYEMEVVRDKKDNCIIICAIENFDAMGVHTGDSITVAPAQTLTDKEYQIMRNASVAVLREIGVETGGSNVQFGMDPETGRMVVIEMNPRVSRSSALASKATGFPIAKVAAKLAIGYTLDELSNDITGGVTPASFEPSIDYVVTKVPRFTFEKFPQANATLTTQMKSVGEVMAIGRNFQESLHKALRGLEVGSAGFEPKVDLSSEDASDVLTRGLKVPGAERIWFIGDAFRAGMSVKEVYEHTKVDPWYLVQIEDLIKDEVTLSNMALSDLTADRLRRLKRKGFSDQRLAELLGINEKALRKQRLEYGIKPVFKRVDTCAAEFASSTAYMYSSYDEECEAQPSDREKIIVIGGGPNRIGQGIEFDYCCVHAAFALRDDGYETIMINCNPETVSTDYDTSDRLYFEPITLEDVLAIVHLEKPRGVIVHYGGQTPLKLARGLEEAGVPIIGTTPDAIDRAEDRERFQQMVVRLGLRQPPNATARSQEEALSKAKEIGYPLVVRPSYVLGGRAMEIVYDEVELQRYMRDAVRVSNDSPVLLDHFLNAAIEVDIDAVSDGEKVVIGAIMQHIEQAGVHSGDSACSLPPYSLPADVQDKMRETVIKMALELQVVGLMNVQLAYQDGEIYVIEVNPRASRTVPFVSKAIGVSLAKVAALCMAGKSLEAQGFTKEIIPGFYNVKESVFPFNKFPGVDPILGPEMKSTGEVMGVGKSFDEAFAKAAAAGGDFLPTGGTVFLSVRDADKAGAVSLAEELNAVGFEIMATAGTAKAIEEAGIPVKRINKVREGRPHIVDAIKNEEVDLIINTTEGRKAIADSAEIRKSALQYKVTYTTTLTGGEAFCRAIKVGQDHAVNRLQDIHATIQGDK
- the greA gene encoding transcription elongation factor GreA, whose amino-acid sequence is MSKIPMTKAGEQALREELNRLKTVDRPRVITAIAEAREHGDLKENAEYHAAREQQSFIEGRIAEIESKLSMSQIIDLTSIENTGKVIFGVTVNIINLDTDDVSSYQIVGDDEADIKKGKISVSSPIARALIGKTVGDVVVVQVPSGMVEYEIDGVQHL
- a CDS encoding YhbY family RNA-binding protein; protein product: MTLPIEQRKQYRAIAHHLKPIVTIAGAGITEGVISELERALNDHELIKIKIAVGEKEERAGVIKELCEMSRSELVQVIGRTAILLRKNPRPNPKLSNLLRHQSGAGK
- the rlmE gene encoding 23S rRNA (uridine(2552)-2'-O)-methyltransferase RlmE, whose product is MGRSKSSSRWLNEHHSDVYVKKSKEDGFRSRASYKLIELDRQDKLLRPGMTVIDLGAAPGGWSQVVADVVGDQGKVVACDLLSMDSIAGVTFFQGDFTEDEMLDAILNEVNSRPVDLVISDMAPNMSGMKSVDIPKAMYLVELALDLACRVLKKNGCFVAKVFQGEGFDQILQESRGRFSSVNIRKPDASRARSREIYLVAKGFRG